Proteins from a genomic interval of Mycolicibacterium grossiae:
- a CDS encoding DUF3817 domain-containing protein: MAQNYDVRSAAGWFRMIAIAEAFSWVGLLIGMYFKYLGSPQTEVGVKVFGPIHGGIFIGFVVAAVLVGIARKWSVGTWILALLGSIVPLGSVIFVMWADRGNRIGPPAPTAASPTAP; encoded by the coding sequence ATGGCACAGAACTACGACGTCCGCAGCGCTGCGGGCTGGTTCCGGATGATCGCGATCGCCGAGGCGTTCAGCTGGGTCGGCCTACTGATCGGGATGTACTTCAAGTACCTCGGATCCCCGCAGACCGAGGTCGGGGTCAAGGTGTTCGGCCCCATCCACGGCGGCATCTTCATCGGCTTCGTCGTGGCGGCCGTCCTCGTCGGCATCGCCCGGAAGTGGAGCGTCGGGACGTGGATCCTGGCGTTGCTGGGCAGCATCGTGCCCCTCGGCAGCGTGATCTTCGTCATGTGGGCGGACCGGGGCAACCGCATCGGCCCGCCCGCTCCGACCGCAGCCTCGCCGACGGCGCCCTGA
- a CDS encoding acetyl-CoA C-acetyltransferase: MTSGKTTSVIVAGARTPVGKLMGSLKDFSGSDLGGFAIKAALAKAGVEASAVDYVIMGQVLTAGAGQMPARQAAVAAGIPWDVPALTINKMCLSGIDAIALADQLIRAGEFEVVVAGGQESMSKAPHLLMDSRSGYKYGDVTVLDHMAYDGLHDVFTDQPMGALTEQRNDVDQFSRAEQDEYAAGSHQRAAAAWKDGLFADEVVPVSIPQRKGDAIEFAEDEGIRANTTADSLAGLRPAFRKDGTITAGSASQISDGACAVVVMSKAKAEELGLEWLVEIGAHGVVAGPDSTLQSQPANAVKKAVAKEGIGVDDLDVIELNEAFAAVALASTKELGVDPAKVNANGGAIAIGHPIGMSGARVALHAALELKRTGGRYAVAALCGAGGQGDALILRRP; this comes from the coding sequence ATGACGTCGGGAAAGACCACGTCGGTGATCGTTGCTGGGGCGCGCACCCCGGTGGGCAAGCTGATGGGTTCGCTGAAGGACTTCTCCGGCAGCGACCTCGGCGGCTTTGCCATCAAGGCGGCGCTGGCCAAGGCCGGCGTCGAGGCGTCGGCGGTCGACTACGTGATCATGGGCCAGGTCCTGACGGCCGGAGCCGGACAGATGCCGGCCCGCCAAGCCGCGGTGGCCGCCGGGATCCCGTGGGACGTCCCCGCCCTGACGATCAACAAGATGTGCCTGTCGGGGATCGACGCCATCGCGTTGGCCGACCAACTCATCCGCGCCGGCGAGTTCGAGGTCGTGGTGGCCGGCGGCCAGGAGTCGATGAGCAAGGCGCCGCACCTGTTGATGGACAGCCGCTCGGGGTACAAGTACGGCGACGTGACGGTGCTCGACCACATGGCCTACGACGGCCTGCACGACGTGTTCACCGATCAGCCCATGGGCGCGCTCACCGAGCAGCGCAACGACGTCGACCAGTTCAGCCGCGCCGAGCAGGACGAGTACGCCGCGGGGTCGCACCAGCGCGCGGCCGCCGCGTGGAAGGACGGGCTGTTCGCTGACGAGGTGGTGCCCGTCAGCATCCCGCAGCGCAAGGGTGACGCGATCGAGTTCGCCGAGGACGAGGGCATCCGGGCGAACACCACGGCGGACTCGCTGGCCGGCCTGCGGCCCGCGTTCCGCAAGGACGGCACCATCACCGCCGGCTCGGCGTCGCAGATCTCCGACGGCGCGTGCGCCGTCGTGGTCATGAGCAAGGCGAAGGCCGAGGAGCTGGGCCTGGAGTGGCTGGTCGAGATCGGCGCGCACGGCGTCGTCGCCGGCCCGGACTCCACGCTGCAGTCCCAGCCGGCGAACGCGGTCAAGAAGGCGGTCGCCAAGGAGGGCATCGGCGTCGACGACCTCGACGTCATCGAACTCAATGAGGCCTTCGCCGCGGTGGCGCTGGCGTCGACGAAGGAACTCGGTGTCGACCCGGCCAAGGTGAACGCCAACGGCGGTGCCATCGCCATCGGTCACCCCATCGGGATGTCCGGTGCCCGCGTGGCGCTGCACGCCGCCCTGGAACTCAAGCGCACCGGTGGTCGCTACGCCGTGGCGGCGCTGTGCGGTGCCGGCGGCCAGGGCGACGCACTGATCCTGCGCCGGCCCTGA